In a genomic window of Plectropomus leopardus isolate mb chromosome 6, YSFRI_Pleo_2.0, whole genome shotgun sequence:
- the LOC121945065 gene encoding prophage side tail fiber protein homolog StfR-like: MLTVPVLVFVTVALATANGSIVVVATRDAAAARHLALARQADAARDLATAREAACARDAAAAHGSAAARDAAAAHGSAAARDSAAARDSAAAHHAQRSASAQHAAAAREAGCARDAAAAREASCALNAAAAREAATAREAACASEAAAAREAAAASDDAAARDAAVAREADCGLRAAAALADAAAREAACARDAAASRDEAAARNAAAAREAVCARDASSARDAAAAHEAACARDAASALEDAVARDDAAARDAAAARDAACARDATAARDAAAAREATCARDAAAVNAASAAREAAAAHAAAAAREAACAREAAAARDNAAAREGACARDAAAAREEAAARDDTAARDTAAAREAACARDAAAERHAAAARDAACARDAAASRNAASARDAAAARQAAAARDAACARNAAAARSAASAREAACAREAAAARDDAASRDDAAARDAAAARETTCARDAAAERDAATAREAACARDAAAAREAAAAAAAAREAAAAAAARDAAAARDAATGSSAAADRDAAADRDAAARDTATVRAPSCGNRWHEHQSRCFQFIPRDLTWADAERNCQSMNGNLAAVHTMEEYTFIQELIHSVSMSNRQSWLGGTDCQENNVWFWSDGSSFTPLNWCPGQPTDSFVGQSCLQMNSGDNNCWASQACAVGRPSVCAYDL; this comes from the exons ATGCTGACTGTGCCTGTACTTGTTTTTGTCACGGTGGCTTTGGCCACAGCTAACG GttctattgttgttgttgctaccCGTGACGCTGCTGCTGCCCGTCACTTGGCTCTTGCCCGTCAAGCGGATGCTGCCCGTGATTTGGCTACTGCTCGTGAAGCTGCCTGTGCCCGTGATGCAGCTGCTGCCCATGGCTCAGCTGCTGCCCGTGATGCAGCTGCTGCCCATGGCTCAGCTGCTGCCCGTGACTCAGCTGCTGCCCGTGACTCAGCTGCTGCCCATCATGCCCAACGCTCAGCCTCTGCCCAACATGCGGCTGCTGCACGTGAAGCTGGTTGTGCCCGTGATGCAGCTGCTGCCCGTGAAGCTTCTTGTGCCCTTAATGCAGCTGCTGCCCGTGAAGCAGCTACTGCCCGTGAAGCGGCTTGTGCCAGTGAGGCAGCTGCTGCCCGTGAGGCGGCTGCTGCGAGTGACGATGCTGCTGCACGTGACGCAGCTGTTGCCCGTGAAGCCGATTGTGGCCTTCGCGCAGCTGCTGCTCTTGCCGATGCTGCCGCCCGTGAGGCTGCCTGTGCCCGTGATGCAGCTGCTTCCCGTGATGAAGCTGCTGCCCGTAATGCAGCTGCTGCACGTGAAGCTGTTTGTGCTCGTGATGCATCTTCCGCCCGTGACGCGGCTGCTGCCCATGAAGCTGCTTGTGCCCGTGATGCGGCTTCTGCCCTTGAAGATGCTGTTGCCCGTGACGATGCTGCTGCccgtgatgctgctgctgcccgtGACGCTGCCTGTGCTCGCGATGCAACTGCTGCCCGTGACGCCGCTGCTGCCCGTGAAGCTACTTGTGCccgtgatgctgctgctgtcaatGCAGCCTCTGCTGCCcgtgaagcagctgctgcacatGCCGCAGCTGCTGCCCGTGAGGCTGCTTGTGCTCGTGAAGCAGCTGCTGCCCGTGACAATGCTGCTGCCCGTGAAGGTGCTTGTGCCCGTGATGCAGCTGCTGCCCGTGAGGAAGCTGCTGCCCGTGATGATACTGCTGCTCGTGACACGGCTGCTGCCCGTGAAGCTGCTTGTGCCCGTGACGCAGCTGCTGAACGTCATGCAGCTGCTGCCCGTGACGCTGCTTGTGCCCGTGATGCAGCTGCTTCCCGCAATGCAGCTTCTGCACGTGACGCGGCTGCTGCCCGTCAAGCAGCTGCTGCCCGTGATGCTGCTTGTGCTCGCAATGCAGCTGCTGCCCGTAGCGCTGCTAGTGCCCGTGAAGCTGCTTGTGCCCGTGAGGCAGCGGCTGCCCGCGATGATGCTGCTTCCCGTGATGATGCTGCTGCCCGTGATGCGGCTGCTGCCCGTGAAACCACTTGTGCCCGAGACGCAGCTGCTGAACGTGATGCAGCTACTGCCCGTGAGGCTGCTTGTGCCCGTGACGCGGCTGCTGCCcgtgaggctgctgctgctgctgctgctgcccgtgaggctgctgctgctgctgctgcccgcGACGCAGCTGCTGCCCGTGACGCGGCTACAGGCAGTAGTGCAGCTGCTGACCGTGACGCAGCTGCTGACCGTGACGCAGCTGCCCGTGACACTGCCACTGTCCGCGCTCCTTCTTGTGGCAATCGTTGGCATGAGCACCAAAGTCGCTGTTTCCAGTTCATTCCAAGAGACCTGACGTGGGCTGACGCTGAG AGAAACTGCCAGAGCATGAATGGAAACCTTGCAGCGGTGCACACGATGGAGGAGTACACGTTCATTCAGGAACTTATACATTCAGTCAGCATGAGTAATCGTCAATCCTGGCTTGGAGGCACTGACTGCCAAGAG AACAATGTTTGGTTCTGGAGTGATGGCTCGAGCTTTACCCCTCTGAACTGGTGTCCAGGACAGCCTACAGACAGCTTTGTGGGTCAGAGTTGTCTACAGATGAATTCTGGAG ATAATAACTGCTGGGCTAGCCAAGCTTGTGCTGTTGGGCGTCCATCTGTCTGTGCTTACGACCTGTAG